The Choristoneura fumiferana chromosome Z, NRCan_CFum_1, whole genome shotgun sequence DNA window CCACGCTATGCAGCGCGGCCTGTTCATCGACCTGTCCCACGCTCGCAgccagcagcgcggcggcgcgTTCCTGCTCCAACCGCTCCAGCTGCCGAGCGCTGACCATCCGGACGTCCTCCACGCATTGCTTCAGCTCGCCCGCGAGCCGGACCAGCGTGGAACCGATGTCGTCCAGGCGTTTTAACACGCCACCCATGTCCGGAAGGCCTGCAAGTAGCGTTGGATAACTTCAACGGTGACGACGCATACAAGGCGTTAGTTAAACAACGGAAAACCTcaaacaccccaaaaatatttttacatttttgtgtttttttaagtcagtaattctacttcatttttAACTTTACACTCGCGTAATTTGTTATTGTCAGTTGAGCTTAACCAGTATTAACCTCGTGCGGCgcaatgtgcaatagaatgtacacaataagtacAAGGGAATTAGGAACCTATGACAAAGTGACAaagtaaaaaatctttttcacttctcatgctcgtaaagttcgtgtttatgctgaatctaggcgacataaaatgactttttatgctctagtgcataaagtaaaatcttcgtctaagaccaaggtaatcaggtgtcgccagccacaaacaaaaaagtttctatatatttttttttaatttttatatttatgttaaactaaaaatcaatcaaatcaatcaaaataaatcaatataactaaaaacttataattatacaaaagcaatgcatgaaaaataaaaggtacatagtaagtgaacaattgtttccactgttgctatttcatctcctgtcaatctaagtgaaaagcagtgtaaaactcgagcattaaacccattttcccctcgacgtgtctatccacgtTATACGTTCACGGCTATGTGAacggctcgggtaaaatgactcgttttatggtcttgttgtacaatctactattgtttttcTATAGTTTTACAACAtggcagtttgactttattctcgaaaccATTCGATTTATATGGTGGGCTTTAGGAGGATAAATTATCTCAATATAGgttagtcattcacgatgacgcgtgccgtggttcttattacaatgacgttaatgtctaattttgacaaaatcacgcgtcttcgtggatggcacaaAGTAAAGCACGCAACCTcggtaaaacattaaaatttagatTGGGCACAATAAAATTCTCGCGGTATAATAatatggataaaatctcgaagtaaCAACCGCTtggctaaggggctgtttcaccaaccattgattaattttaactgacggataaatgtgatgccgtctccgtctattcgaacaaaacaaacagagacggcatcacatttatccgtcaaataaatttaatcaatggatggcgaaacagggGGGTGAGAATCATGAAATATGAGCTTTTTATAAACTTGTCGCGTATGCatgtaaatatatgtatgtaatcttacaaagccgtggtggcctagtggtttgacctatcgcctctcaaacagagggtcgggggttcaaaccccggctcgcacctctgagtttttcgaaattcatgtgcggaattacatttgaaatttaccacgagctttgcggtgaaggaaaacatcgtgaggaaacctgcacaaacctgcgaagcaattcaatggtgcgtgtgaagttcccaatccgcactgggcccgcgtgggaactatggcccaagccctcttgttctgagaggaggcctgtgcccagcagtgggacgtatataggctgggatgatgatgatggtgaatcttacaaaatttgacccactttcagaggttggattaacttgaaatgtggcatacttatgtaaatctggtgacaatacaataatctggtagtgacatcccggTGGTCCGGCCAGGGTCGTCTCTGTGGGACGGAACTCCTAACCGTTTAATGGCAACGACTCGAAATTTGGTAAGGAAATGTAgtatgacaatacaagtacagtcaacaaaatgtacagtcattaacagaaaatatcttgcgacgattttgacattggcgaaatgcacgattaataaattttaaagtgtaataaattcgcattctccattattgcacaaaaaagttcgcAGACGCGTGGCTCAAGCAAACGGCACTCGCGCTCGcgctggtcccaaccggtccgagatatcgtgcccgtgagcagtgtctatgtgtgcgttgctcgagcgcactttgtatgtagattgattactgtacctatctgttttgtgatctctcatttgattgcgaaacgttaggcaatacagcctcaggACTTTTAACATTTCCTCTAGAATACTGCGCCGATTATTATAATGACGATTGGTACTGCATAAGTGATCTTAACGCAATGGCATACGTTTCAAAATTCGCTTTTCTTAGATAGGCTTGGCTTAACTAAAAAAGTGACCTGAAGGTTGATGTCGACGTTTTAGATCGAGATTACAGATTAGAAAAAGTAGTACAGTAGTAGCAGTAGTAGTATAGtagtagtacagtcaacgtcataaataagtgataaaTTCTGTTcattgtcgctttcagtcgttacacaatttcgtatggctcttcaaacatgacgttaaagtaaCAAGGTACagaagtgatcacttatttatgacgttgactgtacactgCGATTAATTCCACTTTGataataaagtcctgtatacatatttttggcacttcaaacgtTGCTAACTGTACATCTTTAAACACTTACATTTTAGGCCACAAGTCTCTAATAGACATTTACGCATATGTTAAATTCtgacttttatattaggtacttaaataagttATCTtccaaattaaaaagtaaaagtacttaaagtaaaagtaagtaagtatagttGAATTATCTTAAGATATATTTACACGCAAGCGAATAGAATGACAACTAAAGAGAATAGAATGACAACCAAAGAAAGTTCGCAGCAACTTTGCATACACTGTTAAATACATAACTATTTCTTTTCGCTTTGCCAGtctaatgaaaaaaaagtctaaTAAAGTATTCACAAGATGGTCTAATTTTGGTCGGCATTTCTagcaacttataaaatgtaaaaaaagtatGTAGTTAGAACGACATAACTACAATACCTACACATAACATCGACAAGTTTTTTGTTTCACATGTTCTTTAATATTGTGAAACATTCTTTTTCGCTCATAGTTTCTGCAGCGCATGcgaaaaaagttcaatatctcaaaaacggctaaaccgattttgatgaatcatgtctaagaaccatcgctattaAACCTGATTCCAAATAAACAAACCGAATTcatatcggtccacccgtttaagagctacggtgccacagacatacagacacacatagcggtcaaacttataacgcccctctttttgcgtttaCACCTTGAGTAACTTTatttaacgaaaaattttctctagtgataaagataaagactatatatgttttcatttcatttcatcccagcctatatacgtcccactgctgggcacaggcctcctctccgaacCCCAAGCCATAGTTCCTATATATGTTACTCAGGAATAATGTAGCATACTAATGGTAAAcgaatttttgaaatcggtccagtTGTTTTTGAGTTATCTTAACAAACTTCCCAAAATATAAgaacaatgtaaaaaaaatcgcatctgCTCAAATGACACATTGATCATGAAGTTATATAaatgaacaaacattcgcattagcTGAAGAAAGCAAGTTAAATTTATAAACTTCAgacaattacttaattaaaaattgagcAATCAGTACTTAGTTGTAGAAAAATAAATGCaagccgactgtactttttgttgacttttcttgcattgtcatccaaattccaaactacctacatatatttgccaaatttcaagtcaatccaattaCTAGATTTTCCACTTAGGACCTTTTTCAATATATGTGTGACAGATAAAATTTTAGCAATGACTGATCTATGATGCCACTCTTGTTTGTTTTGTCGaaataaatagagacagcatGAGATGCACAGCCATTTCACCAATAAAATGGTTTCTTGCTATTATTAAACATGTTCTCACCAGCTATAGGATCCGAGCTTGTATCCGGGGCCTCCAGTAGGTGATAGTCAGCGAAGCTTCCAAACCTGTCTGCTATGGACTGCCAAGTCTCCTGGAGTGGCTGTTGTGCTGGTCCGGTGGATTGTCCATATCGTTGTCCGAACTGCTGTCCCGCTTCACCTTGGGCTTTCGTTCCTCCCCGTCCTGGTTCCTTCTCCTTCGTTTGTACGGTGTGAGGAGGTTGGACCTGCATTGCTTCCTGAGAGATTTTAGTAGATATGAGGAGACTATTTTGTCGACTAACCAACTGATCAGTTTTCCATATAGTGGAACCGAATTGGTTTTGGTTAAATTTGGGTGCAACTTTTGTGAAATAAATTGTTAACTTTTTGTTCACACTGCTGAGCCAGCGCCTGTCCTTCAATGCATCACATGGCTTCTTCATTTATGTGTccgatttgtttgtttttgtttttctttattaccGTAAGTACCTTGTTTCATTCATATCTTTTAAGTGCTGTATTGTTCGTTTTCTTTGAttactaagccatgtctttgttttgaagaataaagatttaTCATCAATCGGTTTCGTTTCGGTCGGTCCGCTAGATGCGCCACTCTtcataatcctactaatccttctctatttaatattataaattaaatgcgaaagtttgtagtgagtatgtttgttacttcttcacgctgaaatgaCTGGGTGGAtaaggatgaaatttggcaaaaagttagtttataacactggtttataacctggattaaaacaggaTACTTTTATCTCGATACTCCTATGGGagagggataaaatcttgaaatttcatccgctgggtttagagttgaaattttggaagcggttaacacaacctcaatgaagaccatgataaaaattttgggaattcccagggaaaTTTTGTATAATCCCGGAAATTCAATAGTAACTCCCAGATCAGTAAACTCTAGTCATTCATAACTATTTCTTAGATTTAAGATCTTTTAAAAGTGCTACTTagtatgatttaaataaaagaccAAAAAGGTCACACATTTTGGTGCAGACAGGCAGATAAGCAGACAAAAGAATATATTCATGTATTTTGGCTTGGGTACCAATGCAGGttaaaatatgaatatatacatgccaaacattttttatttaaatctaagATTGTGAGTGTCGACTTTTGACATAGTAAAAATTCCACTTGAAGAGAGAATTTTTGATAATTCAAAAGCCATATATGTTATTTTTGggtgccgtggtggccgagtggtttgacctatggcctctcaagcagactcGCACCTCAGAGTTTGATATATATGGACAATGTAGGTAGTTTCGTGAACGCTTACAAATGTGGGTAGTTGTGAAATTGGACCAGTGCATTGCAGTCTTCAGGCAATTTATATGTGGAACACCCCTTGTAGTGATTATTATAGTGGCGACGAGATAATCTAGGTATTTGCGTGAACAATAGTGTAAAAAACTGTAGTGATAGTGTTAAGTGTGAAATTGGTAAAGAATGGGTATTAAATTTGGGGAGTTTGATGTGGCGCATGGATGCTGGAAAAACTACAAAGAtaggtttattttttgtctaaaaGCAAGTGAAATTGAAGAAGATGCAAAGAAAAAGCAAATCTTTTGGCTGTATGCGGGCCtgattatttgatttaattattgCACTAATATCTCCGACGACATTGGTGACGTTAGCTTTAGCacaattataacaaaattaaatgatcaTTTCCACCCAAAGCCAAATGAAATCATACAATCTTATAAATTCCATACCAGGCATCAAGAAGAGGGGAAAAAATGAGGGATTATATAGCCCAACTAAGGAAATGACCATAGATTGTAACTTTAAGATTTAGACAGGACATTAAGAGATCGCTTAGTATGTGGAATAAGAGACAAGGAAATACAAAAACGGTTGTTACAAACCAGTAAATTGGATACTTTTGAACAAGCGTGTGAAATTGCACTCGCTCATGAGGCTGCGGGTATTGATTCAACTTTATCGCTACAACTTCTTCAGGTAGGACCAGTGGTGATGTCGAAGTTCCCATGGAAGTGAATAAAGTCagtttgaaattcatgtgcggaattacattttaaatttaccacaagcttcacggtgaaggaaaacatcgtgaggaaaccagcacaacaaacctgcgaagcaattcaacatTGTGTGTGAaggtcccaatccgcactgggcccgcgtgggaatactgcccaagtcctctcattccgagaggaggcctgtgccctgcagtgggacgcatattaggctgggatgatgatgatgatattttatttgtgttttagtcttgtaataggggtccttaaaacacagtgtgggtttatgaaacacAACACTATGCagatacttttcattcaatttaatatattcagataaaaacacaaatattttttcaaccaacttcaaaaaaaaaaaaaaggttttcttTATCAattaggttgtattttttttgattattttaaatatgataCTCAAGTGGCCCTTTTCTTCTGATTCTGactagtatataatataattatgctaGAATTAGTgggttgttatttattttatttgatttaagtttaggttgtaataagactgCAGACCTCCTTCATttctggaatgtgatcagaataaggataCCAGATACAGGTATCTGGATGGTATGGATCTGTtgaatggaggtgtaaatgtgaTTCTGAGTCATCCACTTTCGGAAGAAGCGATGCGGATTTACAAGTTCATCagacgggcctttgcatccagagactagGTTACGGCACAAGAGTGTGTAACATGTATCTGAGGCCCCCAATGAGGCTGGTATAGTCACTTCTAGTGTActgaagcctcgttaaaatataagataaaaaaaaaaaagtgggcACATTtctgttgacatggtagaagattattttagtttccaggttatctagtagaagtacataAAAGATGTCTAAAAAATTATCTAACCATGAAAATTGAGGCAGTTGACACACTTGTGTCATTAGAAGGCCAGCAATTTGGCAACCGGATTGCCCAGTGGATAGCTCAGAGAACGTCACTTGTTTTGTAGTTTCAGAACcatctttttttatatagaatataaatatttgcTAAGGCATCCAGCAGTAAATTTGACTATAGCACTAGTacataaactaaaaaatatataaaagcaaAATCAATGTATAGAAAAGTAtatattctattatattattatattctgtaCTAGTAGAATAAAGAGCTGGAAaaagccgcgcaagatcgagccaaatggaaaactcttctacgagccctatgtccctagtgagggataacaggatcacatcatcatcatcacctgtACTAGCTTTGGCCCatggcttcgcccgcatggaattcggttatattgcgctgttccctcgggaactgtgcattttccgggataaaatgtagcctatgtcactctcgggcccataaactatctctatgccaaaatcataTCAATCCGTAGCTCCGTTTAGACATGATACGGACAAACACACTAACACAAAACACACCATGAATGTTGAGtgcaattgtaattgtattgtagacaCTGTAATTGTTTCCATTTATATATGTTAATTTCCTCtgtgttgtttacaatatgtaattgtaccgaatcaaataaataaataaataaatacacactttcatatttataataatagtatggattattttaagtatgatgtcgaaataaaactatttctttATCTGTCTATGTCATTAAAGTTAGATTAAACTTGCTTGTCTGTTATTGGACAATTTATgtccaataaaataatatttttacttaaatatgctTGCCAGAtcggaggtctatgggagaggcctatgtccaacagtgtaTTTTAAGCCCCATTTAGACTACGCAACAACTTGTATGCAAATTTCACTACATCAGAGACAGGTATTTTGATGGTATGGGCTTTTTCAATGGAGGCGTAAATGTAATTCTAAGTCaaccactttcagaagaagcgatgctgatttacagATTAATtggacaggcctttgcatccagagacgtggttaCAGTGCAAGGGTGAGTGTAATATCTGTAGTGTGGTTTACATATCTGAGGTTTCctatgaggctgacatagtcacatttggtgcgCTAAAGCCTCATTAAAATATCAGATAAAAAAGTTTCACTtcattgcggtatttgtttgatcaaccaAATTCATTGTCCCTCAACAGTCTGCAACGTAATGTACCTTGCATGCAAGTTATAGTTAAGTTGTAGCTGTGTCCcagttacatgaaataaatgatattattattattgcatgGTTTAAATGGGGGCTTTATCCTTACCAGACTGGTCATCACAGCAGGCTCCGCAAGTACAACTGGTAGCATGTGGGGTCAGCACTCCCTCATCAATGAGAGCTTGAATACTCCTGCCACCGAACCTTATTGACCGCTTCCAGTCCTTACTAGAAGCTCTACCACACAGAGCCTCGAATTCACTAGGCGTGTACCACTCAAGTCCGTATTTGATGCATCTGCCGCGGCCGCCAGAGCCAAACCTTTGCTTGTGGAGCTCAGCAGACGTGTTCTTGCACCTGACAGGGAGTATTGGCATGTTGGCTGTCTCAGCCCACGAGCGCGTGCTGTTCCGCGCGCTGCCTTGGCTCTGCTCCTCATGCCTGGGCGACGGGGGGTTTTGTATCACAATATGTGTAGCTTTGATATCTTCCGTCACTGGCCCGCCTGATATGAAACCGTTGTCCACGCACAACATCGGCTTGAAATGCGGCAATTGGTCCGACGTGATGACATTGAAGGTCGTTCCGGTGATCAGAGTCCCAACAGGCAGCGAAACAGGCACAGTGACCACTCCGTTGGAGTCCGTGAGCCGAGAGGACTTCAAGGCGCCATCGCGCTCGGCTTCGCGATCGCTCGCCGCCGCTAACGGATCGGCATCGCTAACTTCGGTAATGTCCGGCATAACGACGTCTACCGAACCTCTGTTCTCCGCCATCGCCGAACGCCCACCCCGATATACCCCGACCGTATTCCTCGAATCACATCCACGCACGACCGTTTCGTACGCACATCAAATGATAAATGAACTTCGCTCAGCCACAGTCCGCCATAATCGAATCGAAATACGAAAACATTTCACACAGTTCACACACGTACCAGCCGAGGTTATGGCGGCAAATTCGAATTTATTCCGAAATTGCTTCAGACAATGATCAACTACCTATTATTGCTACAAAGGGGCATATTATgcgtaatttttataattactcAATGGAAATAGTAATTTGCGTAAATAAAATCGATAAATATTTTAGACATCATTTCACCCGTTCATAGACGTCAAACTTTTTATAATTCCTTCTTAACTATTTACTAGCTATGAAATTGTTTACCTGTTTGCTATTTATTTCTACATATTTTAAGAAGTGAAGTTTCAATGTtaatatatattacatttttGATTTCGATCATTTATAAACACGATTAATGAATATGTGAACGCAACTTAAATTTTACCATTATTGATTTTTGAACGCCATGTTCTTACGCAATATTACTCGGCTAAATTCAGAAGGACTTCATGATCGAGCAACATGCTACGACGTTCTATACCTTTGAACCGTTCGGACAAAATGCGATAGCTTTGTGTAGTTCCCGTTTACGACACGATCTGCATCTGCCaaacaagataaaaataaaggaGGGAAATAtcaaaactattatgaatattagTGGCATATTCGCTAATTCTACAATTACATTACATACCAAGTAAACAAATTAAAGAAATTTGTAGTGCAAGAAAATGTGAATGTTTTGTATAAAACGCCGGATAGGTAGTCAAGTGTCGATAGTAGGTGAATtgagaagtaaataaataaattgtgaaGATGGAAGAATTGCGGTCTAAACACAAGTCCCTACACAATGCAGCGCACCACATCGCCCTGGAATGCATTAATTCTCAGGTACTTATCTTACTGAAACATAGTGATCTATTTGCAAGTCTTAAATGGTTACATTATACCAAGATTTCGCTACCAACTACCACCTGCTACTGTAATGGCAATTTGTCCCTTGTTTCATTAATTTATGGTTAACCTTAAGTCATTTTGAAAAAGCCTAGTTTCCTCTAACATTGTCCATTAGGATAGAGCATGCACGTAAATATACAAATGTCTGCCACTTCTGAAAATAAGCCTAGAACCTGGAGATCCGTAGTTAGGACACtaactacttacttatttatattactgTAGTATTCCAActtttgtatacctacttaggcaaggatttgataaataaaaaaataaaaaaaataaaaaattaatttttttttaaaattaggagcaaagagtataagtacctatagagaaaGACATGAGAAGTGTTTAtaccggtttactaatgtttcggcgaataacgtttggcaacctgtttcatttcgcaacttttcatttcccaactgtttaatatttctgaaactgtaaatatttcaggattttataaaactaacctaacccaaagggttctacacggtggccctaaaataaatcctgaaatatttacagttttagagattgcgaaatgaaaagttgcaaaatgaaacaggttgccaaacattaTGTTGCGAAAAGGCGGTACTCGATTTACACCTGCTGATCTGGCAATGTTGCaattttgatagtttttatcgattattccataaaaattgaatgaaaattaaaaatgtgctATGTTAGAActattcataaaatataaagttaatgtgtttactgcaataattatttgtgatagaatagacttttattttctttaaaaaccattgataaacattgttttgttgataaagaatataaaagtctattacGAATATAAAAGCGTatttgcagtagacacattaacttatatattaagaatagTTCTAacaaactacatttttaattttcattaaatatttatggaatcgagaaaaactaacaaaaatgaaatgttgccagctcagcaggtataaacactTAAGAATATTGTCTTTTCTATCTATCTCTTTCTAACATATGTCGATAATAACATTTTCTTGCTTTGCCAATATaacccttggagtggcaagcgtccgggtcccgcacacccttgtttggcaggcgaccgtctcccggcacgctgtcaaaaacccttgagtggcaagcgaccggctcccggtcgttggcgggtgacggatttcactaacaaatataaactggtagacctatatctcgcttgcttattcttgcagaatgcgttcataaatagacaaggatggcatttattaacggccgcggcaacattacggaagaaatttcgttcttatcgtttactcaagtttcactgtgtggccgctgccgtgcgctggtatttttggaaacctcgtattatactatatttttgtattgaaagactataaaaggctttgttcgtaaataaattaatattttacgaaataaatcatgtttcctacaggtaattgttttatttgtaattatagttatttaatacatgactgagaaaaatttggttatcagatatttgataatgaataataaagttcacagaaattgaaggtcattcattgttatttaattagatatgccattttatgctaaactatcactaaacttatctaaaaattaaagtatttttttttggtgatatttttaataaaattcgcgaattcgcgaaattaattcgtaggtgtcactgcagtcaagaaagattttttcaaaatggccgcgccgcttgacagtaaattttaaatatggcgctgccattcCACAGGATAACTAAATCCAAAATCTATGTTTgatcaaaggtttttttttaatttccaataTTATGTGTAAGATTATTACTTATTAGTGATTGACTTGTCACTATCATAGACttgaaaatattaatgaaataagtaatatattttttatataaataacttttaaaatctCTTATTATTTGTGCATTTTTAGTAAAATACAGTGTACATTTTAGGACCATTTATCGTCACAAgtcctatacttcgtttttattAGCATAAGACATGTCAAgttcg harbors:
- the LOC141440419 gene encoding deformed epidermal autoregulatory factor 1-like translates to MAENRGSVDVVMPDITEVSDADPLAAASDREAERDGALKSSRLTDSNGVVTVPVSLPVGTLITGTTFNVITSDQLPHFKPMLCVDNGFISGGPVTEDIKATHIVIQNPPSPRHEEQSQGSARNSTRSWAETANMPILPVRCKNTSAELHKQRFGSGGRGRCIKYGLEWYTPSEFEALCGRASSKDWKRSIRFGGRSIQALIDEGVLTPHATSCTCGACCDDQSGKDKAPI